The following are from one region of the Populus trichocarpa isolate Nisqually-1 chromosome 8, P.trichocarpa_v4.1, whole genome shotgun sequence genome:
- the LOC18101852 gene encoding probable serine/threonine-protein phosphatase 2A regulatory subunit B'' subunit TON2, with protein MYSGSSDGESHEAAQRKIPPATSMLWVRNLRRFIGSGAGLGSEALMELETKRILLDIFKEKQQKSAEGGTIPSFYKKKPEEGSISHRVQRLAKYRFLKKQSDLLLNADDLDAMWVCLRENCVIDDATGAEKMNYEDFCHIASVCTEQIGPKCRRFFSPSNFMKFEKDESGRIAILPFYLYVMRTVSLTQARIDMSELDEDSDGFLQPHEMEAYIRGLIPNLAQLRDMPVAFIQMYCRIAAHKFFFFCDPHRRGKSCIKKVLLSNCLQELMELHQESEEEVTETEQAENWFSLMSAQRICDMFLALDKDMNGTLSKQELQEYADGTLTEIFIERVFDEHVRRGKIGGGNTREMDFESFLDFVLALENKDTPEGLTYLFRCLDLQGRGFLTTADIHSLFRDVHQKWIEGGNYELCIEDVRDEIWDMVKPADPLSITLADLLACKQGGTVASMLIDVRGFWAHDNRENLLQEEEEPEEE; from the exons ATGTACAGTGGATCCAGCGATGGCGAGAGCCACGAGGCCGCGCAGAGGAAGATCCCGCCGGCTACGTCAATGCTTTGGGTCCGTAATCTCCGGCGGTTCATCGGATCCGGTGCCGGGCTCGGATCTGAAGCCCTCATGG AGCTCGAGACGAAGAGAATATTGCTAGATATTTTCAAAGAGAAGCAGCAAAAGAGTGCTGAAGGTGGTACGATACCAAGTTTCTACAAGAAG aAACCTGAAGAAGGATCAATTAGTCATAGGGTTCAAAGGCTGGCAAAATATCGTTTTTTGAAG AAACAATCAGATCTTTTACTAAATGCTGATGATCTGGATGCAATGTGGGTTTGCTTAAGAGAAAATTGTGTGATTGATGATGCCACTGGTGCAGAAAAG ATGAATTATGAAGATTTTTGTCACATAGCCTCAGTATGTACAGAGCAAATAGGCCCCAAATGTCGGCGCTTTTTCAGCCCATCTAATTTCATGAAGTTTGAAAAGGATGAATCTGGAAGAATTGCCATTTTGCCCTTTTACCTGTATGTGATGCGCACT GTTTCACTTACACAGGCCAGAATTGATATGAGTGAGCTTGACGAGGACTCTGATGGATTTCTTCAGCCTCAT GAAATGGAGGCTTATATACGAGGTCTTATCCCTAATTTAGCGCAACTACGGGATATGCCTGTTGCATTCATTCAAATGTATTGTCGCATAGCTGCTCacaaattctttttcttctgtGATCCTCATAGGCGAG GGAAATCCTGCATAAAGAAGGTGCTTCTTAGCAACTGTCTCCAGGAATTGATGGAACTGCACCAG gaAAGTGAGGAGGAAGTCACTGAAACTGAACAAGCAGAAAATTGGTTTTCTTTGATGTCTGCACAACGAATATGTG ATATGTTCCTTGCCCTTGATAAAGATATGAATGGAACACTGAGCAAGCAAGAACTTCAAGAATATGCTGATGGTACGCTGACAGAAATCTTTATTGAAAGAG TGTTTGATGAGCATGTCCGCCGTGGAAAAATTGGTGGAGGGAATACTCGGGAAATGGACTTTGAAAGTTTTCTCGACTTTGTTTTGGCATTAGAAAATAAAGACACCCCTGAAGGGTTAACATATTTATTTCGTTGTCTTGATCTCCAAGGACGGGGATTTCTTACCACTGCTGATATTCACTCACTTTTCAG AGATGTACACCAGAAATGGATTGAAGGCGGTAACTATGAATTGTGTATTGAGGATGTGAGGGATGAAATATGGGATATGGTCAAGCCAGCTGACCCACTGAGTATTACACTGGCTGATCTGCTAGCTTGCAAACAAGGTGGGACTGTAGCCAGCATGCTTATAGACGTGCGTGGTTTTTGGGCCCATGATAATAGAGAGAATCTTCTCCAGGAAGAGGAAGAACCAGAAGAGGAATGA
- the LOC18101853 gene encoding uncharacterized protein LOC18101853 isoform X1, with translation MESSSSIASRRSKRQSQEKFLSKVILPAIRGQSCPVCLKDFGGEEDYRRVAVIRVCLHAYCLDCIRKWSDIKRKCPLCNSEFNSWFCRIILSTRNFSTEKLPVVRESRRVTPLDILSSRQRAGLNVANRRSRPLPCRRRFGQPMPGSVGSDVIAQRKLQWRASIYNQRLHAVPISSRNCLKQIISRNGCMKQRILHRIEPWIQRELQAILEDPDPSVIVHLASSLFIASLERRSDVQSDQLGVEDHFLEPLRRFLHGWTNTFWHELRCFAESSLTMETYDMVVEYKRSD, from the exons ATGGAATCGTCGTCTTCGATTGCCTCGCGGAGGTCAAAGAGACAGAGTCAAGAGAAGTTCTTATCGAAAGTAATTTTGCCAGCAATACGGGGGCAGTCATGTCCAGTATGCTTAAAAGATTTTGGTGGCGAAGAAGATTACCGAAGAGTTGCGGTGATTAGGGTTTGCTTACACGCGTATTGTCTCGATTGCATCCGCAAGTGGAGCGATATCAAGCGGAAGTGTCCTCTCTGTAATTCGGAGTTCAATTCTTGGTTCTGTAGAATCATTCTCTCCACTCGAAATTTCTCGACGGAGAAATTACCGGTGGTCAGGGAGAGCAGAAGGGTCACTCCGCTAGATATCTTGAGCTCTAGGCAACG AGCTGGATTGAATGTTGCTAATCGGAGAAGTAGGCCATTACCATGCCGGCGAAGATTTGGACAGCCAATGCCAGGATCAGTGGGTTCTGATGTTATTGCTCAAAGAAAGCTTCAGTGGCGTGCTAG CATATATAATCAAAGATTGCATGCTGTTCCTATATCTTCGAGGAATTGCCTCAAGCAG ATTATATCAAGAAATGGTTGCATGAAACAAAGGATACTGCACAGGATAGAACCATGGATTCAAAGGGAGCTACAGGCGATCCTTGAGGACCCAGATCCATCTGTCATTGTTCATCTTGCCTCCTCTCTTTTTATTGCAAGCCTTGAACGCAGGTCTGATGTTCAGTCAGATCAGCTTGGTGTTGAAGACCACTTTCTTGAACCACTGCGACGTTTTTTGCATGGTTGGACCAACACGTTTTGGCATGAACTAAG ATGTTTTGCAGAAAGCTCGCTTACCATGGAAACTTATGACATGGTGGTTGAATATAAACGATCAGACTAA
- the LOC18101853 gene encoding uncharacterized protein LOC18101853 isoform X2, whose product MESSSSIASRRSKRQSQEKFLSKVILPAIRGQSCPVCLKDFGGEEDYRRVAVIRVCLHAYCLDCIRKWSDIKRKCPLCNSEFNSWFCRIILSTRNFSTEKLPVVRESRRVTPLDILSSRQRAGLNVANRRSRPLPCRRRFGQPMPGSVGSDVIAQRKLQWRASIYNQRLHAVPISSRNCLKQIISRNGCMKQRILHRIEPWIQRELQAILEDPDPSVIVHLASSLFIASLERRSDVQSDQLGVEDHFLEPLRRFLHGWTNTFWHELRKLAYHGNL is encoded by the exons ATGGAATCGTCGTCTTCGATTGCCTCGCGGAGGTCAAAGAGACAGAGTCAAGAGAAGTTCTTATCGAAAGTAATTTTGCCAGCAATACGGGGGCAGTCATGTCCAGTATGCTTAAAAGATTTTGGTGGCGAAGAAGATTACCGAAGAGTTGCGGTGATTAGGGTTTGCTTACACGCGTATTGTCTCGATTGCATCCGCAAGTGGAGCGATATCAAGCGGAAGTGTCCTCTCTGTAATTCGGAGTTCAATTCTTGGTTCTGTAGAATCATTCTCTCCACTCGAAATTTCTCGACGGAGAAATTACCGGTGGTCAGGGAGAGCAGAAGGGTCACTCCGCTAGATATCTTGAGCTCTAGGCAACG AGCTGGATTGAATGTTGCTAATCGGAGAAGTAGGCCATTACCATGCCGGCGAAGATTTGGACAGCCAATGCCAGGATCAGTGGGTTCTGATGTTATTGCTCAAAGAAAGCTTCAGTGGCGTGCTAG CATATATAATCAAAGATTGCATGCTGTTCCTATATCTTCGAGGAATTGCCTCAAGCAG ATTATATCAAGAAATGGTTGCATGAAACAAAGGATACTGCACAGGATAGAACCATGGATTCAAAGGGAGCTACAGGCGATCCTTGAGGACCCAGATCCATCTGTCATTGTTCATCTTGCCTCCTCTCTTTTTATTGCAAGCCTTGAACGCAGGTCTGATGTTCAGTCAGATCAGCTTGGTGTTGAAGACCACTTTCTTGAACCACTGCGACGTTTTTTGCATGGTTGGACCAACACGTTTTGGCATGAACTAAG AAAGCTCGCTTACCATGGAAACTTATGA
- the LOC18101854 gene encoding anaphase-promoting complex subunit 7 isoform X1 — translation MDVPKDQITALLDHELYNSAQILGSFLVSSATVSLETSPQLKAENQILLGDALFREREFRRAIHTYKQALHYYKIIPKQSSTTSRSSLSNRSSSPNSFNISAINENEVKFKIASCHATLNETRAALVELIRLFVLKMEGIPSKARTLQMSLLMAKLYRSSRHTRLAITCYKECLRHCPFVIEAIVALAELGVAAKDVISLFSQVSNRSGRAPLDHTDSTRWLQRYVEAQCCIASNDYKGGLELFGELLQRFPNNIHILLEIARAEAIIGKNDEAIMNFEKVRSIDPYVVTYMDEYAMLLKTKGDFSKLNKLVHDLLSIDPTRPEIFVALSVLWEKKDEIGALSYAEKSIRIDERHIPGYIMKGTLLLSLKRPEAAVIAFRGAQELRADLRSYQGLVHSYLAFSKIKEALHAAREAMKAMPQSAKALKLVGDVHASNSGGREKAKKFYESALRLEPGYLGAALALAELHVIEGRNGDAVSLLERYLKDWADDSLHVKLAQVFAATNMLQEALSHYQAALRINPQNEAAKKGLERLEKQMKGVDPDAPEEDEENEVEDADGDQEETDLL, via the exons ATGGATGTGCCGAAGGATCAAATCACAGCTCTTCTCGACCACGAACTCTACAATTCCGCTCAAATCCTC GGTAGCTTTCTGGTCTCATCAGCTACAGTTAGTCTGGAAACCAGCCCTCAGCTCAAAGCCGAAAATCag ATTCTCCTTGGAGATGCATTGTTTCGCGAGAGAGAGTTTCGCAGAGCgatt CATACGTATAAGCAAGCATTGCATTACTACAAGATAATTCCGAAACAGAGTTCGACAACTTCTCGAAGTTCGTTATCGAACAGGTCTTCTTCTCCGAATTCCTTTAACATTTCAGCCATTAATGAAAATGAG GTGAAGTTCAAGATCGCATCATGTCACGCCACATTGAATGAAACTAGAGCTGCACTTGTTGAG TTAATTAGGTTGTTTGTTTTGAAGATGGAAGGAATTCCTAGCAAAGCAAGAACTTTGCAGATGAGTTTATTGATGGCAAAGCTTTATAGAAGTTCTAGACATACTCGCCTTGCTATCACTTGTTACAAAGAGTGCTTAAG GCATTGCCCTTTTGTCATCGAGGCTATCGTTGCTTTGGCAGAACTGGGAGTTGCTGCCAAGGATGTTATTTCACTTTTTTCACAG GTATCAAATAGAAGTGGGAGAGCTCCACTTGATCATACCGATTCTACTCGCTGGCTTCAG CGCTATGTTGAGGCCCAGTGCTGTATTGCTTCAAATGATTACAAAG GTGGTTTGGAGCTCTTTGGAGAACTCTTGCAACGTTTTCCAAATAATATACACATATTACTTGAAATCGCAAGG GCTGAAGCCATAATTGGGAAGAATGATGAGGCCATAATGAATTTTGAGAAG GTTCGATCAATTGATCCGTATGTTGTAACTTATATGGATGAGTATGCGATGCTTCTAAAGACCAAAGGTGATTTTTCAAAGCTAAACAAGTTGGTGCATGATTTGCTGAGCATTGATCCCACAAGGCCAGAAATTTTTGTGGCTTTGTCTGTCCTGTGGGAAAAGAAGGATGAGATAGGAGCACTGTCTTATGCTGAGAAG AGCATCAGGATTGATGAGAGACACATACCGGGTTACATTATGAag GGTACTTTGCTCTTGTCACTAAAGCGGCCAGAAGCAGCCGTAATTGCTTTCAGGGGAGCTCAAGAATTAAGAGCCGATCTCCGTTCATATCAAG GTTTGGTTCATTCATATTTGGCATTCTCCAAAATTAAAGAGGCTCTGCATGCTGCTAGGGAGGCAATGAAGGCCATGCCTCAGTCTGCAAAGGCACTAAAGTTAGTAGGGGATGTACACGCTAGTAACTCTGGTGGAAGAGAGAAG GCAAAAAAGTTCTATGAGTCAGCACTGAGGCTGGAACCTGGTTACCTTGGTGCAGCATTAGCTTTGGCTGAGCTTCATGTCATTGAGGGTCGAAATGGGGATGCTGTATCTCTGCTTGAGCGATATCTGAAGGATTGGGCAGATGACTCTCTTCATGTCAAGTTGGCTCAAGTATTTGCAGCCACTAATATGCTGCAAGAGGCTTTGTCACATTATCAGGCTGCATTAAG AATAAACCCACAGAATGAAGCTGCAAAAAAAGGGCTAGAGCGCTTGGAAAAACAGATGAAG GGGGTGGATCCAGACGCAcctgaagaagatgaagaaaatgagGTTGAGGATGCCGATGGAGACCAAGAAGAGACTGATCTTTTATAA
- the LOC18101854 gene encoding anaphase-promoting complex subunit 7 isoform X2 — protein MDVPKDQITALLDHELYNSAQILGSFLVSSATVSLETSPQLKAENQILLGDALFREREFRRAIHTYKQALHYYKIIPKQSSTTSRSSLSNRSSSPNSFNISAINENEVKFKIASCHATLNETRAALVEMEGIPSKARTLQMSLLMAKLYRSSRHTRLAITCYKECLRHCPFVIEAIVALAELGVAAKDVISLFSQVSNRSGRAPLDHTDSTRWLQRYVEAQCCIASNDYKGGLELFGELLQRFPNNIHILLEIARAEAIIGKNDEAIMNFEKVRSIDPYVVTYMDEYAMLLKTKGDFSKLNKLVHDLLSIDPTRPEIFVALSVLWEKKDEIGALSYAEKSIRIDERHIPGYIMKGTLLLSLKRPEAAVIAFRGAQELRADLRSYQGLVHSYLAFSKIKEALHAAREAMKAMPQSAKALKLVGDVHASNSGGREKAKKFYESALRLEPGYLGAALALAELHVIEGRNGDAVSLLERYLKDWADDSLHVKLAQVFAATNMLQEALSHYQAALRINPQNEAAKKGLERLEKQMKGVDPDAPEEDEENEVEDADGDQEETDLL, from the exons ATGGATGTGCCGAAGGATCAAATCACAGCTCTTCTCGACCACGAACTCTACAATTCCGCTCAAATCCTC GGTAGCTTTCTGGTCTCATCAGCTACAGTTAGTCTGGAAACCAGCCCTCAGCTCAAAGCCGAAAATCag ATTCTCCTTGGAGATGCATTGTTTCGCGAGAGAGAGTTTCGCAGAGCgatt CATACGTATAAGCAAGCATTGCATTACTACAAGATAATTCCGAAACAGAGTTCGACAACTTCTCGAAGTTCGTTATCGAACAGGTCTTCTTCTCCGAATTCCTTTAACATTTCAGCCATTAATGAAAATGAG GTGAAGTTCAAGATCGCATCATGTCACGCCACATTGAATGAAACTAGAGCTGCACTTGTTGAG ATGGAAGGAATTCCTAGCAAAGCAAGAACTTTGCAGATGAGTTTATTGATGGCAAAGCTTTATAGAAGTTCTAGACATACTCGCCTTGCTATCACTTGTTACAAAGAGTGCTTAAG GCATTGCCCTTTTGTCATCGAGGCTATCGTTGCTTTGGCAGAACTGGGAGTTGCTGCCAAGGATGTTATTTCACTTTTTTCACAG GTATCAAATAGAAGTGGGAGAGCTCCACTTGATCATACCGATTCTACTCGCTGGCTTCAG CGCTATGTTGAGGCCCAGTGCTGTATTGCTTCAAATGATTACAAAG GTGGTTTGGAGCTCTTTGGAGAACTCTTGCAACGTTTTCCAAATAATATACACATATTACTTGAAATCGCAAGG GCTGAAGCCATAATTGGGAAGAATGATGAGGCCATAATGAATTTTGAGAAG GTTCGATCAATTGATCCGTATGTTGTAACTTATATGGATGAGTATGCGATGCTTCTAAAGACCAAAGGTGATTTTTCAAAGCTAAACAAGTTGGTGCATGATTTGCTGAGCATTGATCCCACAAGGCCAGAAATTTTTGTGGCTTTGTCTGTCCTGTGGGAAAAGAAGGATGAGATAGGAGCACTGTCTTATGCTGAGAAG AGCATCAGGATTGATGAGAGACACATACCGGGTTACATTATGAag GGTACTTTGCTCTTGTCACTAAAGCGGCCAGAAGCAGCCGTAATTGCTTTCAGGGGAGCTCAAGAATTAAGAGCCGATCTCCGTTCATATCAAG GTTTGGTTCATTCATATTTGGCATTCTCCAAAATTAAAGAGGCTCTGCATGCTGCTAGGGAGGCAATGAAGGCCATGCCTCAGTCTGCAAAGGCACTAAAGTTAGTAGGGGATGTACACGCTAGTAACTCTGGTGGAAGAGAGAAG GCAAAAAAGTTCTATGAGTCAGCACTGAGGCTGGAACCTGGTTACCTTGGTGCAGCATTAGCTTTGGCTGAGCTTCATGTCATTGAGGGTCGAAATGGGGATGCTGTATCTCTGCTTGAGCGATATCTGAAGGATTGGGCAGATGACTCTCTTCATGTCAAGTTGGCTCAAGTATTTGCAGCCACTAATATGCTGCAAGAGGCTTTGTCACATTATCAGGCTGCATTAAG AATAAACCCACAGAATGAAGCTGCAAAAAAAGGGCTAGAGCGCTTGGAAAAACAGATGAAG GGGGTGGATCCAGACGCAcctgaagaagatgaagaaaatgagGTTGAGGATGCCGATGGAGACCAAGAAGAGACTGATCTTTTATAA